Proteins encoded within one genomic window of Panicum virgatum strain AP13 chromosome 1N, P.virgatum_v5, whole genome shotgun sequence:
- the LOC120657358 gene encoding ubiquitin-like protein ATG12 isoform X2, giving the protein MAAEVDQKVVVHVRSTGDAPILKQSKFKISGRDKFLKVIEFLRRQLHQDTLFVYINSAFSPNPDELVIDLYNCRTLELMGNWW; this is encoded by the exons ATGGCAGCGGAGGTGGATCAGAAAG TGGTGGTGCATGTGCGGTCGACGGGTGATGCCCCGATACTGAAGCAATCCAAATTCAAG ATTTCGGGACGAGATAAATTTTTGAAGGTCATTGAGTTTCTTCGCCGACAACTTCATCAGGATACACTG TTTGTCTATATCAACAGTGCATTTTCGCCAAACCCAGACGAACTGGTAATTGACTTGTATAAT TGCAGAACTTTGGAATTGATGGGAAACTGGTGGTAA
- the LOC120657355 gene encoding replication protein A 70 kDa DNA-binding subunit A-like: MTAARLTPNAVAATLAGDINLKPVVQVFDLRSITVTGPPGAGPRFRAIISDGVATTQALFAAQLCDLARSGLVRRGAIVQLLEYIVNEVNGRRAMVILNMEVLVPECEIIGNPVLPPESGVSNSNTMRADQFNGAPGSTAGSTLTTVTRSNYNSPVIQRPMAGNLSNMIPRPSDNAQVFQPTVQPSYRPAPNYRNRGTIMKNDAPARIIPISALNPYQGRWAIKARVTAKGEIRRYHNAKGDGKVFSFDLLDSDGGEIRATCFNALVDRFYEAVEVGKVYVVSRGSLKPAKKDYNHLNNEWEIFLESQSTIELCPDENSSIPAMRFSFTSIDKIEDSENNAIVDVIGVVTSVNPSSTIQRKNGMETQKRTITLKDMSGRSVEVTMWGDFCNREGLQVQEMVEHGAFPVLAVKAGRVNDYSGKSVGTISSSQLLINPDLAEAHSLRQWFDCGGRDASTQSISRDFTPAASRYEIRKTVAQIKDDGLGMGDKPDWVTVKATVVFFKTDSFCYTACPNVIGDRRCSKKVTKSDSGNWFCDKCNQEFPECDYRYLLQLQIQDHSGTAWATAFQEPGEELLGCSARELNMLKENEDPRYTDVLLQGLYRQHLLRLKVKEETYGDERRVKNTVFKVERIDPSAESKFLLDHISRLTGSY, translated from the exons ATGACGGCGGCGAGGCTGACCCCCAACGCCGTGGCGGCGACGCTGGCGGGGGATATCAACCTCAAGCCGGTGGTGCAGGTCTTCGACCTCCGGAGCATCACGGTCACCGGCCCCCCAGGCGCCGGGCCCAGGTTCCGCGCCATCATCTCCGACGGCGTCGCCACGACGCAGGCACTGTTCGCCGCGCAGCTTTGCGACCTCGCGCGCTCCGGCCTCGTCCGCCGCGGTGCGATCGTGCAGCTCCTCGAGTACATCGTCAACGAGGTTAATGGAAGGAG GGCTATGGTCATTCTTAACATGGAAGTTCTTGTTCCAGAGTGTGAGATTATTGGAAATCCAGTATTGCCTCCTGAATCTGGAGTTTCTAATTCAAATACCATGAGAGCAGACCAGTTTAATGGCGCACCTGGTTCAACAGCAGGGAGTACTTTGACCACAGTGACAAGGTCCAATTACAATTCTCCAGTAATCCAGCGACCGATGGCAGGGAACCTTTCGAACATGATCCCTAGGCCAAGTGACAATGCACAGGTCTTCCAACCAACAGTACAGCCATCCTATCGCCCTGCACCCAATTACAGAAACCGCGGCACAATCATGAAAAATGATGCTCCCGCTAGAATAATCCCCATATCTGCACTAAATCCTTATCAGGGACGCTGGGCTATCAAGGCTCGCGTTACTGCCAAGGGTGAGATCCGCCGGTACCATAACGCAAAAGGTGATGGCAAAGTGTTCTCTTTTGACCTGCTTGATTCTGATGGTGGTGAGATACGGGCTACGTGTTTCAATGCTCTTGTTGATCGCTTCTATGAAGCTGTGGAAGTTGGTAAGGTCTATGTGGTATCAAGAGGAAGCCTGAAACCTGCAAAAAAGGACTACAACCATCTGAATAATGAGTGGGAAATTTTCTTGGAATCTCAGTCAACCATTGAACTTTGTCCTGATGAGAACAGCTCCATTCCTGCCATGCGGTTTAGCTTCACATCGATTGATAAAATCGAAGATTCAGAGAACAATGCTATTGTTGATGTCATTGGTGTCGTTACATCTGTCAACCCCAGTTCCACAATACAGAGGAAAAATGGCATGGAAACTCAGAAAAGGACCATTACCCTGAAGGATATGTCTGGTCGAAGTGTTGAGGTTACCATGTGGGGTGACTTCTGCAACAGAGAAGGCTTGCAGGTGCAAGAAATGGTTGAACATGGGGCCTTTCCTGTGCTGGCTGTCAAGGCTGGAAGAGTGAATGATTACAGTGGCAAGTCTGTTGGCACAATTTCTTCATCTCAACTCCTCATAAACCCTGATCTTGCTGAAGCTCATAGCCTTAGGCAGTGGTTTGATTGTGGAGGTAGAGATGCTTCTACTCAGTCCATATCCAGGGATTTCACTCCAGCAGCATCAAGGTATGAGATCCGGAAGACAGTAGCACAGATAAAGGATGATGGTCTTGGAATGGGGGACAAACCTGATTGGGTCACAGTGAAGGCTACTGTTGTATTCTTCAAGACTGACTCCTTCTGCTACACAGCTTGCCCCAACGTGATTGGAGACAGGCGATGCAGTAAGAAGGTGACAAAGTCTGACTCAGGCAACTGGTTCTGTGACAAGTGCAACCAAGAGTTTCCGGAGTGTGATTACAGGTACCTCCTGCAGTTACAGATCCAAGATCACTCGGGAACAGCTTGGGCAACAGCATTCCAAGAGCCCGGGGAGGAGCTACTTGGTTGCTCGGCGCGAGAACTCAACATGCTAAAAGAGAATGAAGATCCTCGCTACACAGATGTTTTGCTCCAAGGCTTGTACCGGCAGCATCTGCTGAGGCTTAAAGTGAAAGAAGAAACATATGGAGACGAGAGACGAGTGAAGAATACTGTGTTCAAGGTGGAGAGGATTGATCCTTCAGCTGAGAGTAAATTTCTGCTTGATCACATTTCAAGGTTGACAGGATCGTATTGA
- the LOC120657358 gene encoding ubiquitin-like protein ATG12 isoform X1, translating to MAAEVDQKVVVHVRSTGDAPILKQSKFKISGRDKFLKVIEFLRRQLHQDTLFVYINSAFSPNPDELVIDLYNNFGIDGKLVVNYALSAAWG from the exons ATGGCAGCGGAGGTGGATCAGAAAG TGGTGGTGCATGTGCGGTCGACGGGTGATGCCCCGATACTGAAGCAATCCAAATTCAAG ATTTCGGGACGAGATAAATTTTTGAAGGTCATTGAGTTTCTTCGCCGACAACTTCATCAGGATACACTG TTTGTCTATATCAACAGTGCATTTTCGCCAAACCCAGACGAACTGGTAATTGACTTGTATAAT AACTTTGGAATTGATGGGAAACTGGTGGTAAATTATGCTTTATCAGCAGCATGGGGCTAA
- the LOC120657356 gene encoding uncharacterized protein LOC120657356, which produces MEVGDSHGAVVNKSEENDFEKKGSSNPVVYQLVRVEGDGTLVPATEDDVLQFDHFLHDEKVDLPSIEDVDHVEEFFSNDCILLKKSDLEDGTSKLKTTELHTQKSGDDLEENRLQSMDDSLSPPSKCSIVHGQQPDKFLTEQGDNNIAQQDNASTETTKSTVLNETCNAEKDKADACSRPVDDTFTEPSVPGVNSSVPDFSILRGEVRLDDLTIRELQEAFRATFGRQTTVKDKIWLKRRITMGLTNSCDVPSSGCVVKDYKIVGKDAKQDMPNTGEIPKIGLQSTSLVRDQIIYPGNEGDSPSSYYYHSEDQQGSSKRFKRVPIHNDEPQVILAEQSTNKRTRKPTKRYIEELTDIETHDSTGKLSSPAKRTARDEVLLKPRVAHFHEAESLGTTYPTRKDTLGGFSIHVPYVSRTRRGRPRKDFISFVDKEPFLEHNGVQTAVGMMLAKEREEGNHVRKASEVPLMVNSGRGHIEAVDRKRIQNLQPNVYNAASKPKIKRGLTRKHHRAWTLCEVMKLVDGVAQFGAGKWSEIRKLSFSSYSYRTSVDLKDKWRNLIRATQTQLPSQKDGVCPRKINPSIIPIPPSILLRVKELNELQSQGGGFTAPVKFPGQNSKVVQEKGSGFL; this is translated from the exons ATGGAAGTGGGTGACTCACACGGTGCTGTAGTTAATAAAAGTGAAGAGAATGACTTTGAAAAGAAGGGCAGTTCTAATCCCGTGGTCTATCAGCTAGTTCGG GTTGAAGGTGATGGAACACTTGTTCCTGCTACAGAGGATGATGTTTTGCAATTCGACCATTTTCTTCATGACGAGAAGGTTGATCTTCCTTCTATTGAAGATGTAGATCATGTGGAAGAGTTTTTCAGCAATGATTGCATCTTACTGAAGAAATCTGACTTGGAAG ATGGCACTTCCAAATTGAAGACTACAGAACTGCACACACAAAAATCGGGAGATGACTTAGAG GAAAACAGGCTACAGTCAATGGATGACTCCCTTAGTCCTCCCTCAAAGTGTTCAATTGTTCACGGCCAGCAGCCAGATAAATTTCTTACAGAACAAGGAGACAACAACATCGCTCAACAGGACAATGCTTCAACTGAGACTACAAAATCAACAGTGTTAAATGAGACTTGCAATGCTGAAAAAGACAAGGCTGATGCCTGCTCAAGACCTGTAGATGACACATTTACAGAACCATCTGTTCCTGGAGTTAATAGTTCCGTGCCTGATTTTTCCATATTAAGAGGAGAAGTCCGTTTGGATGATCTTACTATTAGGGAACTTCAGGAGGCATTTAGAGCCACATTTGGGCGGCAGACTACTGTCAAGGACAAGATATGGCTCAAAAGACGGATTACGATGGGCTTGACCAATTCCTGTGATGTTCCAAGTTCAGGCTGTGTAGTTAAAGACTACAAAATTGTTGGCAAGGATGCAAAACAAGATATGCCAAACACAGGTGAAATACCCAAGATTGGGCTTCAATCTACTTCTCTGGTTAGGGATCAAATTATATATCCAGGAAATGAAGGGGACTCACCATCTAGCTACTACTATCATAGTGAGGACCAACAAGGATCTTCCAAGAGGTTCAAAAGAGTACCAATACATAATGATGAACCACAAGTTATCCTTGCCGAACAAAGCACTAACAAGAGAACTAGAAAGCCAACGAAAAGATACATAGAGGAGCTTACGGACATTGAAACTCATGACTCCACTGGAAAACTTTCTTCACCTGCAAAAAGGACTGCACGTGATGAAGTGTTGCTGAAACCACGAGTAGCACATTTCCATGAGGCTGAGTCTCTGGGCACTACCTATCCTACTAGAAAGGATACTCTTGGAGGATTTAGTATACATGTTCCTTATGTTTCAAGGACAagaagggggcgcccaaggaaGGACTTCATTTCATTTGTG GATAAAGAACCATTTTTGGAACATAATGGGGTTCAGACAGCAGTTGGGATGATGTTGGCAAAAGAGCGTGAAGAGGGGAACCACGTGAGGAAAGCATCCGAAGTTCCACTAATG GTAAATTCTGGGAGAGGACATATAGAAGCAGTTGATAGGAAGAGGATTCAGAACCTACAACCAAATGTTTATAATGCTGCTTCCAAGCCCAAAATAAAGCGAGGTTTGACACGGAAGCATCATCGAGCATGGACACTGTGTGAAGTCATGAAGCTGGTTGATGGTGTGGCCCAGTTTGGAGCTGGCAAGTGGTCTGAGATTAGGAAGCTGTCCTTTTCCTCGTATTCTTACCGTACTTCGGTGGATCTCAAG GACAAATGGCGGAATCTAATCAGAGCGACCCAGACACAGCTTCCTTCACAAAAAGAT GGCGTCTGTCCAAGGAAGATTAACCCTTCTATCATACCTATACCACCATCCATTTTGTTGCGAGTGAAGGAGCTAAATGAGCTGCAGTCGCAAGGGGGCGGCTTCACAGCGCCAGTCAAGTTCCCCGGTCAGAACAGCAAGGTTGTACAGGAAAAAGGGTCTGGTTTTTTGTGA